In the Deltaproteobacteria bacterium genome, one interval contains:
- a CDS encoding acyl--CoA ligase → MSETVVDLIRAHALRAPERAALVVSGGAGAAPERVSYRELVSRVDALEAELRSAGVGSAQRVGLVARQGRGFIELALAILSCRACLVPIADDHKGAVLEAFAERAQLHAIAIERESAPGFELVVRPQARAVDANADRDFAALDPAYLRFTSGTTSRRKGVILGHAAILARLAAANRGLGVGPGDRILWLLPMAHHFVVSILLYLRYGASILLPAASLARPILELASRERATILYASPYHMNLLAKDASELQLADVRLAISTAEGLRPEIARAFASRFGRPVAQALGIIEVGLPVLNAASAAHKPGSLGRPLPDYEVWLRGEDGLPVSPPTSPDKTGEICIRGPGCFDAYLDPWTPARLVLEPDGFRTGDQGWFDAEGDLFLVGRRANRINMAGMKFFSEEVEAVLDAHPRVRRSRVRAREHAHLGEIPIADFEPADPANPPTSAELAAWCRERLPAYKIPREFRIVDSLPETATGKLARGAADA, encoded by the coding sequence GTGAGCGAGACCGTCGTCGACCTGATCCGCGCGCACGCGCTGCGCGCGCCCGAGAGGGCAGCGCTGGTCGTGTCGGGCGGCGCGGGCGCCGCGCCCGAGCGCGTCTCGTACCGAGAGCTCGTGTCGCGCGTCGACGCGCTCGAGGCGGAGCTGCGCTCGGCGGGAGTCGGAAGCGCGCAGCGCGTCGGCCTGGTCGCGCGCCAGGGTCGCGGCTTCATCGAGCTGGCGCTCGCGATCCTCTCCTGCCGCGCGTGCCTGGTGCCGATCGCCGACGACCACAAGGGCGCGGTGCTCGAGGCCTTCGCGGAGCGCGCACAGCTGCACGCGATCGCGATCGAGCGCGAGAGCGCGCCGGGCTTCGAGCTCGTCGTCCGCCCGCAGGCGCGCGCCGTCGACGCAAACGCGGATCGCGACTTCGCCGCGCTCGATCCCGCGTACCTGCGCTTCACGTCCGGCACCACCAGCCGGCGCAAGGGCGTGATCCTCGGTCACGCGGCGATCCTCGCGCGACTCGCCGCGGCCAATCGCGGGCTCGGCGTCGGACCGGGCGACCGGATCCTCTGGCTGCTGCCGATGGCGCATCACTTCGTGGTGTCGATCCTGCTCTACCTGCGCTACGGAGCGTCGATCCTGCTTCCCGCGGCTTCGCTCGCCCGGCCGATCCTCGAGCTCGCCTCGCGCGAGCGCGCGACGATTCTCTACGCCTCTCCGTACCACATGAACCTGCTCGCGAAGGATGCCTCCGAGCTGCAGCTCGCGGACGTGCGGCTCGCGATCTCGACCGCGGAAGGCCTGCGCCCCGAGATCGCGCGCGCCTTCGCGTCGCGTTTCGGAAGGCCGGTCGCGCAGGCGCTCGGCATCATCGAGGTCGGCCTGCCGGTTCTGAACGCCGCGAGCGCGGCCCACAAGCCCGGCTCGCTCGGCCGGCCCCTTCCCGACTACGAGGTCTGGCTGCGCGGCGAGGACGGGCTTCCGGTCTCACCGCCCACTTCGCCCGACAAAACCGGCGAGATCTGCATCCGCGGGCCCGGCTGCTTCGACGCGTATCTCGATCCGTGGACGCCCGCGCGCCTCGTGCTCGAGCCCGACGGCTTCCGCACCGGCGATCAGGGCTGGTTCGACGCCGAGGGCGACCTGTTCCTGGTCGGGCGGCGCGCGAACCGGATCAACATGGCGGGGATGAAGTTCTTCAGCGAGGAGGTCGAGGCCGTGCTCGACGCGCATCCGCGGGTCCGGCGCAGCCGCGTCCGCGCGCGCGAGCACGCGCACCTCGGAGAGATTCCCATCGCCGACTTCGAGCCGGCCGATCCCGCGAATCCGCCGACGAGCGCCGAGCTCGCGGCCTGGTGCCGCGAGCGCCTGCCCGCGTACAAGATCCCGCGCGAGTTCCGCATCGTCGACTCGCTTCCCGAAACCGCGACCGGAAAGCTCGCCCGCGGCGCCGCGGATGCGTAG